The following proteins are encoded in a genomic region of Halorussus lipolyticus:
- a CDS encoding class I SAM-dependent methyltransferase, translating into MQPEDNHEYWANRSDEFSPGYYAEIGQNEVTETLSAVFDHYVNTDAEILEVGCSSGRHLAHLLDRGYKNLTGIDINDDSFDVMEDHYPRLAETGTFHTGAIEDLVPEFADGEFDVIYSVETLQHVHPDNKWVFEELARVSADLLITAENEGNSPQRGREGCEVSIVHDDFPLYHRNWKDEFADLNAAQLLCEPGKRDTVRVFRVL; encoded by the coding sequence GTGCAACCGGAGGACAACCACGAGTACTGGGCCAATCGCTCCGACGAGTTCTCGCCGGGCTACTACGCCGAAATCGGCCAGAACGAGGTGACCGAAACCCTCTCTGCGGTCTTCGACCACTACGTGAACACCGACGCCGAAATCCTCGAAGTCGGTTGTAGCTCCGGTCGTCACCTCGCACACCTGCTGGACCGCGGGTACAAGAACCTGACCGGCATCGACATCAACGACGACTCTTTCGACGTGATGGAAGACCACTACCCCCGACTCGCCGAGACCGGAACCTTCCACACCGGCGCAATCGAGGACCTCGTGCCAGAGTTCGCGGACGGCGAGTTCGACGTGATTTACTCCGTCGAGACGCTTCAGCACGTCCACCCCGACAACAAGTGGGTGTTCGAGGAGTTAGCCCGCGTCTCCGCCGACCTGCTGATTACCGCCGAGAACGAGGGCAACAGTCCTCAGCGAGGCCGGGAAGGGTGCGAGGTAAGCATCGTCCACGACGATTTCCCGCTGTACCACCGCAACTGGAAGGACGAGTTCGCCGACCTGAACGCGGCCCAACTGCTCTGCGAACCCGGCAAGCGCGACACGGTGCGGGTGTTTCGGGTTCTCTGA